The following proteins come from a genomic window of Pseudomonas hygromyciniae:
- a CDS encoding histidine phosphatase family protein — protein MQSTRLTLICHGATRAQKRGHFALDEALETPPSPLSLAARFKKAPRLLCGPETRTRQTATLFGEHATIDDGLRDMDVGHWRGLDINDIDRDELTTWLTDSASAPHCGESVLQLCERVSQWLENLTAQPGHVLAVTHPSVIRAALLHVMQAPIAMFYLIDVEPLSSTELHFNNVWRLRLETHKT, from the coding sequence ATGCAGAGCACCCGATTGACGCTGATTTGCCATGGTGCGACACGTGCGCAAAAGCGTGGGCATTTCGCCCTTGATGAAGCCTTGGAAACGCCGCCGTCGCCCTTGAGTCTGGCCGCACGTTTCAAAAAAGCGCCACGCCTGTTGTGCGGGCCTGAGACCAGGACCCGGCAAACGGCGACGCTGTTCGGTGAGCACGCGACGATTGATGACGGGTTGCGCGATATGGATGTCGGTCATTGGCGCGGCCTGGATATCAATGACATCGACCGCGACGAACTGACGACCTGGCTCACCGACAGCGCCAGCGCGCCTCATTGTGGCGAGTCAGTGCTGCAGTTGTGCGAGCGCGTCAGCCAGTGGCTGGAAAACCTCACAGCGCAGCCCGGCCATGTGCTGGCGGTGACGCACCCATCGGTGATTCGTGCCGCTTTGCTTCATGTCATGCAAGCACCCATCGCTATGTTTTACCTGATTGATGTGGAGCCGCTGTCGTCCACCGAACTGCACTTCAACAACGTCTGGCGTCTGCGCCTGGAAACGCACAAGACCTGA
- the cobF gene encoding precorrin-6A synthase (deacetylating), whose product MKKILIIGIGAGNPDYITMQAVKALNRTDVFFLMDKGQSKDKLIDLRREICQTYIDAGHAYRFVEADCPERVRGEIDYTTAVQDLNRDKQQTFERMINEHMADGEVGAFLAWGDPALYDSTIRILQAILASGSCVFEFEVIPGITSVQVLAAQHKVPLNRIGRSIEITTGRRLAAGQASDADTLVVMLDAEDSYRSADQQMDIYWGAYLGTPDEILISGKVAEVAGEIERVRKAAREANGWIMDTYLLRKP is encoded by the coding sequence ATGAAAAAAATCCTGATCATCGGCATTGGCGCCGGCAACCCCGACTACATCACGATGCAGGCGGTGAAAGCGCTTAACCGCACCGACGTGTTTTTCCTGATGGACAAGGGCCAGAGCAAGGACAAGCTGATCGACCTGCGCCGGGAAATCTGCCAGACCTATATCGACGCCGGGCATGCCTACCGCTTTGTCGAAGCCGACTGCCCCGAGCGTGTGCGCGGCGAGATCGACTACACCACGGCGGTGCAGGATCTGAACCGCGACAAGCAGCAGACGTTCGAGCGGATGATCAACGAACACATGGCCGACGGTGAAGTGGGCGCTTTCCTGGCTTGGGGCGATCCGGCGTTGTACGACAGCACGATCCGTATCCTGCAGGCGATCCTGGCCAGTGGCAGCTGCGTGTTTGAGTTCGAGGTCATCCCCGGGATCACCAGCGTCCAGGTTCTGGCGGCCCAGCATAAGGTGCCATTGAACCGCATCGGCCGCTCCATCGAGATCACCACCGGGCGCCGGCTGGCGGCGGGGCAGGCCAGTGATGCCGATACGCTGGTGGTGATGCTGGATGCCGAGGACTCTTACCGGAGCGCGGATCAGCAGATGGACATCTACTGGGGCGCTTACCTGGGTACGCCGGATGAAATCCTGATCAGCGGCAAGGTGGCCGAAGTGGCCGGGGAAATCGAGCGCGTGCGCAAGGCGGCGCGCGAGGCCAATGGCTGGATCATGGATACTTACCTGCTGCGCAAGCCTTAG